Below is a genomic region from Prunus persica cultivar Lovell chromosome G3, Prunus_persica_NCBIv2, whole genome shotgun sequence.
GCGGGAGACTAGTATGTAAACCTTACTTACTAAAACGCCAAGACAAGAAATCTAAGacaaattaaaacatttaTAACATATATAGCTACAAACATGTCTTTTGTTTGGATCCTTGAAACCTTTATTCACATCACATGTTGCTATTGGTTTTTGCTGCTGCCTTCACTAGAGGTTTACAAGAGCTCTCACTGATTAAAATATTCTCTCCTTCTTGGCTTAGCGACTCTTCTACCAACCTTGACAGTTTCTCAACAATTTCTCCTGCACTAGGTCTCAAACAAGGGTCTTCGTCTACACAAGCCCTCGCAAGATTCGCCAACGTGACAGCTGCATCGAACGAGTAATTTTCACCCAACCCGCTGTCCATCCATTCCCTTAGCTCATCTGCATTATCTGACTGCAATATGGACTTGATTTTCTCTGAGAGCCAAAAGTTCCTTTCTCCCTTCTCACTTGGCCTGCTTATTGGTGTTTGCCCACACAAGACTTCCAACAACACCACCCCATatgcaaatatatcaatgCTTGGAGAAATTACACCCTGGTGAATATATTCAGGTGCCATATAGCCAAGACTCCAAGAGGCAGCAGGGCTGGTTGAACAAACTTGGTGGTCATCAGTGTCATTTTCAGCACACTTTGCCATGCCAAAGTTTCCAATCTTGGCATTGAACTCTTCATCTAAAAAGATGTTTCTGCTTTTCACATTTCTATGGACATAACTTGGGTTCATTATGTGGTGCATATACTGTAAGGCCATGGCCACATCAAGACATATCCTCAGCCTTTGGCTCCATGTCAAGAAACAATAGCAGGAGGCAATGAACTGGTTTTTGATTGCCAATCCACCATGAAGCCAGTCTTTCAATGATCCGTTCTTAGCATACTCGAAAACCAGAAATGATTCTTGACCCTCAGTCAAACAAGTGCCCAACAACCTCATTATGTTGGGATGGTGGTGAATTGCATCATGACATAGCCCAAACTCAATCCTTGAGATGGTATCTAGTTGTGTGCGCTTTATTGCCAAGTTCTTCCCACTGAGACGGCCGTGATATACAGATCCCTCAATGTGGCTGCTCGAACTGAAGTCCTCGGTTGCTCTTCTCAGCTCCTCAATGCTAAATGTCTCCACCAGCACCTTGTGGGGCGTGGTGCTATCGATGATCTGACCGTCTAAAGCATCCTGAGATCCCTCAAATGAGACTTTCTTGTCACTTGTGGTTCTTACACTTAAACTAAGCTGTTGCAGTTCCACATCACCTCCTTTTGGCGAactctgtttctttttcttcaactgAATTAACAAGAAAGCTGCTGCAATTGCAATGCTAGCTCCAATAATGACCCCACTAAGTGCAACATACAATCCAATCTTGTgcatttttgcttttttcttgTGTGGACTAATTGCTGGGATGCTAGTTGCTGGAAAATGCAAGTTGGGCTCACGGCGTTTCTTTAGGGGGCCAAGTATAGGTTTGCCATTGAGTGGAATCAGAAGAGATGTAAGAGGTGTTAAGCTGCTTTCAGGTCTAAAGGTTCCTCCTAGTGATCTGTTATTTTCAGATATGATAGCTTCTTTGGTAGTATTGAACTTAATTGCTAAATCAGAAATAGAATCACCTTCACTCACCGGATAAGACAGCAAGAGTCTTGAttgtgaagatgaagaaggacAAGCACATCTCAAGGGGATGAGTAACTGAAGCTTATCAGCAAGACCCCAAGGCGAGACACCCCAGTTCTTCTCTCGGATGGCTTTGCAGGTTGTCAAGCCTTCAAGTGCTTCAGCAATGCCATAAAAGCTCTCCCCCTTAATGGTAGTTTTTGTCAATTCAGCATGAAACAACCCTTCATTGCTGCTGCATTTACAGTCGATTGGTATCAACAAAGGCTCATCTTTTGGAAGAAACTGTGTGTCTGCTGAAAATCCGTTTGCTTCTGCAATCACGAACCGGTTGATGCCTAAGTAAGCACTCAGATTGAAAAGAGATGAGTAGTATGAGTTAGTCCGGAGAATCAAAAACGTCCTGCACTGATTCTCTAGTGATGATCCATTGGTTCCAGCAGAAGTGCAGTGGTAGCCAGAAGCATCAGGAGATGTGGTCTCGCAGCTTAACAGGTTCTGTGACTTGTGTCCAAGTGCCGCAAACACGAGAAGTGAGTTGAATAAGAGAGAAACTATCAAGTGGAGCTTAGTGAGCAAAGCTGCAGCCATGCCAATGACCACTAGACTGACCACTCACTTCCGCATGATACAAggcctataaaaaaaaaacaaaaaaaaaaacagttaaaATACTTACTTTGAGAGAGTGAGTATTTTGGATCCATACAAATATGTTGGAGTTGAAATTAAATACAAGAATTCTATCAAAGTTGGACAGGATTCTTGGGGATGACAAAGGAATTCTATATATTAATTGCTCTGTTTCCAGCTGTTTAATTAGTCCTTACCTTGGGCTAATTCATCCGAAGTTCCAATTGCCACTGATCATAAGTAGCTACCAATCTTTCTCTAACTCGCAGAAATCATGTGTGCATTCCCCAAAATGAAAAGATGGAAGCAAAGCTTAATTGGCAGGCAATATCAGTATGGATCAAAATGGTGCAGGATTGGAAAAGGCTGATTGGGAATTGGAGAAAAGGAGGATAAATTTAGTCCAAATGCATTCGAAGAGACAATGACGCGATGCATGTTAAAGGAGAGGCATGAAGGAGAGAGAGGCCTACACTACACATTGATAGGTCAAATTGGTGATGAACGTGATGAACATCCTTAGGTTGACAAACGCCACCAATACCCATAGCCCTATAATCAATATTTGTCCTCGCACATCACATCACACACGCGTTGCTTGTATGATAATTAACTTTTAGTCATAGCCTAAAGATGAAACCATTAAGTGTGCATAGTTATAAATTCATTTCTAAAAGAAGTAACAGGTAAAAAGAAAGACCCTTCATCATATATGAGTTCAGGCCAGTTATTTAAAGCAGTGTGCCCGCTCCCTTGCATCTGAGTTCGATCCCCCTTCCCGTATATTGCACccttataaaaaagaaaacccttcATGCTTGGTGAGAGAGACAATGAGAGGTCATGGAACACACTCAGATTCATTCAGGAAAACTTGTTTGGGAAATCCAAATGCACGAATGTGtgtcattcattcattcaagagagagagaggatcgAAACGAGCGTCGCAGTTGCAGTGTAGTACAATTTCCCGCACATCCTCCCAAGAGAAGAGGACTAAGCTAAGAACCCCAGAAGGCCAGATGAGTAGAGTGATGATGCATGCACTTTTCGTCCAATCCAAGTTAAGATTAAGAAACCCAAGTACGGTACCAATGAATATGAATGAACCGAGAGTTCAACAGAGAAGGGCACGTGATAACACATGCAAACCACTTCTCTTGGTCAACAGGATTAATATTAATAGAGACTTTAAAACCAAGACGAATTTGGGACTTTGGAGCATGCCTGAAATCTAAATGCCTTTGCCGAgacattaaaaaaagagtagTTTCTTCTCGTATCATGCCCACAAAACTTACACTAGTGTCCAAGTCTCACGTGTACTATTATGACAATGCTCAGGTGGAAATAGGTATCACCCCTTCCCCTTTCTCAAACGTTTAAAAACACATCGATCcgatctcttttttctcttgtatGGTATGAAATGGGTGCTTCAAAAACGATAGTTAGCGAAAGGAAAAACACCAAACAGAATTTTTGGACCTGCTTTGCACGTGCGGCAAGGCTAGCCccaaggaaagagaaaaaaaatgtccTGCATCAGCAGTAGTGGATGCCAAATGAAAACATTTTGCAGATCGCATATCATGTCTTGCGCATGTGCATCAAAATTAGAAGTGCTCCGCAGATCAGGAGAAAACATAtcttaagaagaaaagaaaaataagcatGTGCAGACGTGGTAGACATTATTGTCTGGGGAGTAATGATTATCTAAAACAAACAAGTATCACATAATTTCATGATAAATAACACTCGAGAAGGCACCCTCAAATATTCTTATTCAATCAAGTTTCAGAACTCACCACGTCAACTGGATCATACATGCTGTGTAGACACTGTAAATATACGTTgatataaaaagaaacaaaaaaaccaattatGATACATCTTGCATGTACCAGAATCAACTTTTGTGTTGAGATTCCTCAACACTACTTCTCAAAAGGGATATTACTGCACTAGGGTCTGAGGCTCCAAACACTGAACTTCCAGCAACTATGCAGTTGGCTCCGGCAGAAGCTGCCGTGTTAATGGTTGAAGGCCCTAGGCCACCATCTACCTGCGTAATGCCATTGACACTAATGAGATGCATATCCTCTCGTCCCCGGGAAAACGACCCTTAAAACCCCACATAGAATGTGTGTGTGGAGAGATACACCATATCGTGGGTGAACTAATAGAACTTGCATATAAAAAGGTTCAGAGGATACATTAGGGGTTAACTTACCTCAATATCTAGCGAAGGGTATCTTTCTCTCAGCGTGCGCACCTTCTCCATCATTTCTGGCATGAACTTTTGTCCACCAAATCCAGGTTCTACAGTCATAACAAGGACCATTTCCACGGGATTTTCACCTTCAACCTGTGGATTACAAAGCATCATTGAATACCTTCTCAATTCGAATAATTCTGTGGAGTAAAAGTTACCGAATACTCGACAATGTATGCAATAGCAGTAGATCAGATTTTCTTTATTAAGTTAAAGAATGGCCTGTCAGTAAGCCTGGGGAttcaatacacacacacacacacacacacacccctAAACAGAACTGAAAATTTGCAAAACACCAAACAAAGGAGgaaagaaggagaaagaagtAAGACCAGAGGATAAACATCTTCAATTGGTGTTCCAGGCTTTAATGCCACACCAGGCTTCATGCCCTTGGACTTAATTCTTTGAACAAGTTCTTGCCAATTTTCTGCATAAAGGAGGATAAATATAGAGACCCTTTGGTAACAGgaaataaaagcaaaatgaaGATCCCCATTCCCAAACACCACAACCCACCTTTGGATACCTCGACATGAAATGTAAAACCTGAAGCACCAGCTTTCGACAAAGGTTCTACATAATCAAGAGGATTTGTAACCATAAGGTGACAATCCAAATACGCCCTGTAGGTGAAGTAGAATGATGCCTACATTACATCCATTTATTGttggtaaaataaaataaaaatgaaaagagaacATGTCAAGGAAGTTACTCTGTGTGCTTTCTCAAACTCTGAATGACGGGTGCACCAAGTGTTAAGTTTGGGACAAAGTGCCTATTAAGAAAAGAACGGATGAACAATAAAACGACCCCCAATATTTACAATTGTAAGAAGTAACGGTGTGATTAGTAGAAAACATAAAAGCACTTTACTTTGTCTTAGTAAGCACATAACAAATCTTTCATAACTTTAATGGCACAATTAGATTATGAACATGCTGAATTGAATACGAACAAAATCACACACTGATTCAATCCTACTAATGGAATTATCATCTCATACAGTTCCAGTACTATCACAACTTcgtgttcttcttcttcccctccCCCCCACATCCCAAATCCAGAATCAAACACTTCATTGTATCAAAATTTAAGGATGCGGAATGATCAAACCGAATTGGATAGCAGTCACTTGAGAGACATGGAAACTAGTAAATGAGCAAAAGCGAATCAAACCTACCCATCCTGCACAAAGGGACGAGAAATACGCAAGTtttagtgaaaagaaaaaagacattgaacttcatcaaacaaaaaagcTGATGAATTTCGAGGGGGTACCATGATGTCCATGTGGAGCCAATCGGCGCCAAATTTGAGCATGCGCTCGGCCTCCGATGCCAAATTGGCAAAGTCCGACGACAGCATCGACGGTGCTATTTTCGCCGCCACACCCATTTTCCAAAATTCACAGCTCTATTCAACCACTTTTCAGTTTGGTGGGCGAGAAGACACCTTGACAAGtccaagaaaacaaagttAGATCAAGAGGGTTGGTGGTGGGTGGAGTCGTGAGTGAACATACGGCGTGGTTCTGGTTGCTTGCTGAATGGAAGGTGGGCTGAATTGGACTGTGATAGATAGAACACTCTTTTGAGCCCAATAAGAAAATGGATATTAAGAAATGGCCCACTTAAGACAATTCCTGCACTTTGGCCATTGTTAATTCAGGAGAGGGATGAGATAGAGACAGCCatggagagagggagaggaacAAACAAAGCCACGTGGACGGACGGCGCATCGTGAGAAATTTTGTATGTTGAATAATTTGAGTGATTGATTGATAATTATTCCAATTGAAGATATGATAATCATGTGGATATGCTGAAACCACCGGATACAAACAGACATGGCCAGcccaaacacaacacaaatatTCCAAGTTTAATTTCAACTCAAGAATCGCTTATTGCAATTTGAatctcatttttttaattttggcatTAAGCAAGCATTCACATCGTATAAATAAAGTTAGAGAGTAGGTGGTTGTTATGGGTTCACATCTTCTAAATTGCTCTTTCGACTTTCGACGTTTAGGGGCACTGCCACTGGGTCCCCTACCCCCCAACCTAAACCCAAACGCCAAACCTATGTGTTTCTGTGATTCTCCCACCCCATTATGATTATGTGAAACTTTTTTCATCCGTCTTCCCTTCTCTGGAGAAATTAAATTGGTTTATAATTGGCAAGTGTTGAAAACGAAGGGGAAAAACCAAAGTCCATTTCCTATCTTCTTTTGGTTCTTATCCACCAccactatataaaatataaacacaacATGGATTATGACATGCATACCAACTTTTCATCTACAAATCACCACTCTCTCAGCAGTCATCTTCCATTGTGTTATCATTTGGAACAGTAAAAGTTTGGCTTTCCCCTCCATTATGCAAAGCCTAATTACTCAAAGATAAAGTTGTTAAGTTTTGACTAGAAAATAGATAAAGTTGTTAAGAGCAATCAGTTATCTCTGTAATTGAGATTTCCGTGTTCAAATCACCCTTCTCCAATATCGTTTATTTGTttgaaaggagaaaaaaacctaattacaGAGAAATAATACCAAACTCTTCCACAGAGCAAAGTAAAGGCCCCTTAACGCATTAAAGGGAAAGTAGATGAAGCACTTTATTTGTGTTACAAGATAGTTTACATGTGCTATAAGGCCAAGACAGACAGGAGTCAGGACCCATCTTTATCTTCATGCATGCTTAAGTTTAGCTCTTGTTAATTAACTCAATAAATAATTAGGTTATGGTAAATTGTGCAGCACAGCACCGCGTTGGGTGAAATACATCATTTTCAACTCTGCTCCGAGCCACGTCTTTGAATTCGTCTCTTGTAATGAGATGAGAACATGCAAAGATTAGTGGTTTTTTGGgggataatacaacaaaattGAAACGACAGGACGTCGATTAGGAATATCATGTGATTTACTGATAAgcaatttaatattttaatgtcTGCTGTCAATCAAAACTCAAGCACAGCAACAAGA
It encodes:
- the LOC18783379 gene encoding protein LYK2, with translation MAAALLTKLHLIVSLLFNSLLVFAALGHKSQNLLSCETTSPDASGYHCTSAGTNGSSLENQCRTFLILRTNSYYSSLFNLSAYLGINRFVIAEANGFSADTQFLPKDEPLLIPIDCKCSSNEGLFHAELTKTTIKGESFYGIAEALEGLTTCKAIREKNWGVSPWGLADKLQLLIPLRCACPSSSSQSRLLLSYPVSEGDSISDLAIKFNTTKEAIISENNRSLGGTFRPESSLTPLTSLLIPLNGKPILGPLKKRREPNLHFPATSIPAISPHKKKAKMHKIGLYVALSGVIIGASIAIAAAFLLIQLKKKKQSSPKGGDVELQQLSLSVRTTSDKKVSFEGSQDALDGQIIDSTTPHKVLVETFSIEELRRATEDFSSSSHIEGSVYHGRLSGKNLAIKRTQLDTISRIEFGLCHDAIHHHPNIMRLLGTCLTEGQESFLVFEYAKNGSLKDWLHGGLAIKNQFIASCYCFLTWSQRLRICLDVAMALQYMHHIMNPSYVHRNVKSRNIFLDEEFNAKIGNFGMAKCAENDTDDHQVCSTSPAASWSLGYMAPEYIHQGVISPSIDIFAYGVVLLEVLCGQTPISRPSEKGERNFWLSEKIKSILQSDNADELREWMDSGLGENYSFDAAVTLANLARACVDEDPCLRPSAGEIVEKLSRLVEESLSQEGENILISESSCKPLVKAAAKTNSNM
- the LOC18781855 gene encoding ribulose-phosphate 3-epimerase, cytoplasmic isoform; protein product: MGVAAKIAPSMLSSDFANLASEAERMLKFGADWLHMDIMDGHFVPNLTLGAPVIQSLRKHTEAYLDCHLMVTNPLDYVEPLSKAGASGFTFHVEVSKENWQELVQRIKSKGMKPGVALKPGTPIEDVYPLVEGENPVEMVLVMTVEPGFGGQKFMPEMMEKVRTLRERYPSLDIEVDGGLGPSTINTAASAGANCIVAGSSVFGASDPSAVISLLRSSVEESQHKS